From Actinomycetota bacterium, the proteins below share one genomic window:
- a CDS encoding AAA family ATPase, with product MTATLTSPTFVGRTEELARLAEATDRAAAGTPAAVLIGGEAGVGKTRLVGEVVAAARRAGATVLVGGCVELGGEGVPFAPLIEALRGYVRDLDEPELARLLSDQARAELARLLPELDPPGADSRLEPDRLTTTPGPWTDQGRLFEQLLGLLERLSADLPAVLVVEDLHWADRSTRDLLAFLVRNLRHGRLLLVLTYRSDELHRRHPLRPFLAELDRGRRVERLELARFGPAEVAAQLAGIQGAPPPAGLAERIHARSGGNAFFVEELAATAAADGELPPSLRDTLLARIELLGEPAQQVLAVAAAAGGRVEHELLAEVAAIDEAALLAGLREAVSAQVLLVDAGDGAYGFRHALVKEAVYAELLPGERTRLHARFAAALATRDGGGDPGLAAELAWHWYAAHDLDRALPAAVEAGKAAERAYAFAEAQTQFERALELWDRCATATQRPGGLDKAELLARAAEAASNAGAADRAVALVRGALAEVDKATDPLLAAQLLERLAFHLRIAGRPGAFEAYQEAVRLVPPEPSAARARVLAGLGQALMLRARFAEAADVCTEAIAVARTVGAPVVEAHAMNSLGTAIARLGEPGRGLAYLEESRRRSAELGAAKDEARACVNLSDLLDDLGRPEEAVAVASDGMEVARAAGLRRTFGAFLAGNAAASLYNLGRWDEVAELTDDYLEPGDDENLNTVTLRQSRALLDAGRGDDEAALAHVHAVARLSGDMFIAVQYPPVLAAAEAEVAVWQGRLEAAAAAVAGGLAALQGPLQNLRACVLLALGLRVEGDRAELAAARHDHDTVADARLVAEGLIRWARGTLGGSELAWQRALLATCEAEWARAQGDLDPDGWLAVVAGWEAAGYPYPLAAARWRAAEALLARRGDRNLAADLLRQGHATAVALGARPLHRELERLARLARVDLPRNGPGGGPDGTDDDGGGPAAPATPDGAALGLTARELEVLALVAEGRSNRQVADALFISAKTASVHVSNILAKLGVASRVEAAAVAHRLGLLAGPPGP from the coding sequence ATGACCGCGACGCTCACCAGCCCCACCTTCGTCGGCCGGACCGAGGAGCTGGCCCGGCTGGCCGAGGCCACCGACCGGGCCGCCGCGGGGACCCCGGCGGCGGTGCTGATCGGCGGCGAGGCCGGGGTGGGCAAGACCCGGCTGGTCGGCGAGGTCGTCGCCGCCGCCCGCCGGGCCGGGGCGACCGTGCTGGTCGGCGGCTGCGTCGAGCTCGGCGGCGAGGGGGTGCCGTTCGCCCCGCTGATCGAGGCCCTGCGGGGGTACGTGCGTGACCTGGACGAGCCGGAGCTGGCCCGGCTGCTCTCCGATCAGGCCAGGGCCGAGCTGGCCCGCCTCCTGCCCGAGCTGGACCCGCCGGGAGCCGACAGCCGGCTGGAGCCCGACCGGCTGACCACGACCCCGGGCCCCTGGACGGACCAGGGCCGGCTGTTCGAGCAGCTGCTCGGCCTGCTGGAGCGCCTGAGCGCCGACCTGCCGGCCGTGCTGGTCGTGGAGGACCTGCACTGGGCCGACCGCTCCACCCGCGACCTGCTCGCCTTCCTCGTCCGCAACCTGCGCCACGGCCGCCTGCTGCTGGTGCTGACCTATCGCAGCGACGAGCTGCACCGCCGCCATCCCCTGCGGCCGTTCCTGGCCGAGCTGGACCGCGGCCGGCGGGTCGAGCGGCTGGAGCTGGCCCGGTTCGGCCCGGCCGAGGTGGCCGCCCAGCTGGCCGGGATCCAGGGGGCGCCGCCGCCGGCCGGGCTGGCCGAGCGGATCCACGCCCGCTCCGGCGGCAACGCCTTCTTCGTCGAGGAGCTGGCGGCCACGGCCGCCGCCGACGGCGAGCTGCCCCCCAGCCTCCGCGACACCCTGCTGGCCCGTATCGAGCTGCTCGGCGAGCCGGCCCAGCAGGTGCTGGCCGTGGCCGCGGCCGCCGGGGGCCGGGTCGAGCACGAGCTGCTGGCCGAGGTGGCCGCCATCGACGAGGCGGCGCTGCTGGCCGGCCTGCGCGAGGCCGTCTCGGCCCAGGTGCTGCTGGTCGACGCCGGCGACGGCGCCTACGGCTTCCGCCACGCGCTGGTCAAGGAGGCGGTCTACGCCGAGCTGCTGCCGGGGGAGCGGACCCGCCTGCATGCCCGGTTCGCGGCCGCCCTGGCCACCCGGGACGGTGGGGGAGACCCCGGGCTGGCCGCCGAGCTGGCCTGGCACTGGTACGCCGCCCACGACCTGGACCGGGCCCTGCCGGCGGCGGTCGAGGCCGGCAAGGCGGCCGAGCGCGCCTACGCCTTCGCCGAGGCCCAGACCCAGTTCGAGCGGGCCCTGGAGCTGTGGGACCGGTGCGCCACGGCGACGCAGCGCCCTGGCGGGCTGGACAAGGCGGAGCTGCTGGCCCGGGCGGCGGAGGCGGCCTCCAACGCCGGCGCCGCCGACCGGGCCGTGGCCCTGGTCCGCGGCGCCCTGGCCGAGGTCGACAAGGCCACCGACCCGCTGCTGGCCGCCCAGCTCCTCGAACGCCTGGCCTTCCACCTGCGCATCGCCGGCCGGCCGGGGGCGTTCGAGGCCTACCAGGAGGCGGTCCGCCTGGTCCCGCCGGAGCCGTCGGCGGCCCGGGCCCGGGTCCTGGCCGGCCTCGGGCAGGCGCTGATGCTCCGGGCCCGGTTCGCCGAGGCGGCCGACGTCTGCACCGAGGCGATCGCGGTGGCCAGGACGGTCGGGGCGCCGGTGGTCGAGGCCCACGCCATGAACAGCCTCGGCACGGCCATCGCCCGCCTCGGGGAGCCCGGGCGTGGCCTGGCCTACCTGGAGGAGTCCCGCCGCCGGTCGGCCGAGCTGGGGGCGGCCAAGGACGAGGCCCGGGCCTGCGTCAACCTGTCCGACCTGCTCGATGACCTGGGCCGGCCGGAGGAGGCGGTGGCCGTGGCCAGCGACGGGATGGAGGTGGCGCGGGCGGCCGGCCTGCGGCGCACCTTCGGGGCCTTCCTGGCCGGCAACGCCGCCGCGTCCCTCTACAACCTGGGCCGCTGGGACGAGGTGGCCGAGCTGACCGACGACTACCTGGAGCCGGGCGACGACGAGAACCTCAACACGGTCACGCTGCGCCAGTCCCGGGCCTTGCTGGACGCCGGCCGGGGCGACGACGAGGCCGCCCTTGCCCACGTCCACGCGGTCGCGCGGCTCAGCGGGGACATGTTCATCGCCGTGCAGTACCCGCCGGTGCTGGCCGCGGCCGAGGCCGAGGTGGCGGTCTGGCAGGGCCGGCTGGAGGCGGCGGCGGCGGCCGTGGCCGGGGGGCTGGCCGCCCTCCAGGGGCCGCTGCAGAACCTGCGGGCCTGCGTCCTGCTCGCCCTCGGGCTGCGGGTCGAGGGCGACCGGGCCGAGCTGGCCGCGGCCCGCCACGACCACGACACCGTGGCCGACGCCCGCCTGGTCGCCGAGGGGCTGATCCGCTGGGCCCGGGGCACCCTGGGCGGGTCGGAGCTGGCCTGGCAGCGGGCCCTGCTGGCCACCTGCGAGGCCGAGTGGGCCCGGGCCCAGGGCGACCTCGACCCCGACGGCTGGCTGGCCGTGGTGGCCGGCTGGGAGGCGGCCGGCTACCCCTACCCGCTGGCCGCGGCCCGCTGGCGGGCCGCCGAGGCCCTGCTGGCCCGGCGCGGCGACCGCAACCTGGCCGCCGACCTGCTCCGGCAGGGGCACGCCACGGCCGTGGCCCTTGGGGCCAGGCCGCTCCACCGGGAGCTGGAGCGGCTGGCCCGGCTGGCCCGGGTCGACCTGCCCCGGAACGGCCCCGGCGGCGGGCCCGACGGCACGGACGACGACGGCGGCGGGCCGGCGGCGCCGGCGACCCCCGACGGGGCCGCGCTCGGCCTGACCGCCCGCGAGCTCGAGGTGCTGGCCCTGGTGGCCGAGGGCCGCAGCAACCGCCAGGTCGCCGACGCCCTGTTCATCAGCGCCAAGACGGCCAGCGTCCACGTCTCCAACATCCTGGCCAAGCTGGGTGTGGCCAGCCGCGTCGAGGCGGCCGCGGTCGCCCACCGCCTCGGCCTGCTGGCCGGCCCCCCGGGACCGTGA
- a CDS encoding methyltransferase domain-containing protein, protein MDGRETGALARWREQLEGWAIPAEILAAAPESPWGFPVGLFRSRAHRAGSRPGTPSNLEAARHLPPGGSVLDVGAGGGAASLPLAGEAGRLVAVDESPEMVASFLAAAEAAGVPAEGVEGRWPEVAGRVGPADVVVCHHVLYNVADLAPFAAALTGHARRRVVAELTDRHPLAGLAPLWRRFHDLERPEGPGAGDAVAALAELGLDVDRRDWENQDRFGFDDFDELVAFTRRRLCLPAGRDPEVAEALLEQGTHQVDGVWVSGQPRRVTTLSWPGSAS, encoded by the coding sequence ATGGACGGGCGGGAGACGGGCGCGCTGGCCCGGTGGCGGGAGCAGCTGGAGGGCTGGGCCATCCCTGCGGAGATCCTGGCCGCGGCGCCCGAGTCGCCGTGGGGGTTTCCGGTGGGGCTGTTCCGGTCACGGGCCCACCGGGCCGGGTCGCGGCCGGGCACCCCGTCGAACCTGGAGGCGGCCCGGCACCTGCCGCCGGGCGGCAGCGTCCTTGACGTCGGCGCCGGCGGGGGCGCGGCCAGCCTGCCCCTGGCCGGGGAGGCCGGGCGGCTGGTGGCGGTGGACGAGTCGCCGGAGATGGTGGCGTCGTTCCTGGCCGCCGCCGAGGCCGCCGGGGTGCCCGCCGAGGGGGTCGAGGGCCGCTGGCCGGAGGTGGCCGGCCGGGTCGGGCCGGCCGACGTGGTCGTCTGCCACCACGTCCTCTACAACGTGGCCGACCTGGCGCCGTTCGCCGCCGCCCTGACCGGCCACGCCCGCCGCCGGGTGGTGGCCGAGCTGACCGACCGGCACCCGCTGGCCGGCCTGGCCCCGCTGTGGCGGCGCTTCCACGACCTGGAGCGGCCGGAGGGGCCGGGCGCCGGCGACGCCGTCGCCGCCCTGGCCGAGCTCGGCCTGGACGTGGACCGCCGGGACTGGGAGAACCAGGACCGGTTCGGCTTCGACGACTTCGACGAGCTGGTCGCCTTCACCCGCCGGCGGCTGTGCCTGCCCGCGGGGCGCGACCCCGAGGTGGCCGAGGCCCTGCTGGAGCAGGGCACCCACCAGGTCGACGGGGTCTGGGTGAGCGGCCAGCCGCGCCGGGTGACCACCCTGTCCTGGCCCGGATCGGCATCCTGA
- a CDS encoding class I SAM-dependent methyltransferase, translating into MDRRAWLRERRQTAEERHDAIHAFTYDEQYGEIGPEHRRFVTDLLERVPPGGTVLDAACGTGKYFGMVLDAGRRVVGTDQSTGMLARARARYPAVPLERVGLQELAFDGEFDAVMCIDAMENIPPEDWPRVLGNLRRAVAPGGHLYLTVEQVDDEELDAEFADATARGLPVVRGEESRDGYHFYPSREQVGYWLEEGMLAVVAEGWTAGDGYGYLHLLVRPTG; encoded by the coding sequence GTGGACCGGCGAGCCTGGCTGCGGGAGCGGCGGCAGACGGCCGAGGAGCGGCACGACGCCATCCACGCCTTCACCTACGACGAGCAGTACGGGGAGATCGGCCCCGAGCACCGCCGCTTCGTGACCGACCTGCTCGAGCGGGTCCCGCCGGGCGGGACCGTGCTGGACGCGGCCTGCGGCACCGGCAAGTACTTCGGCATGGTCCTGGACGCCGGCCGCCGGGTCGTCGGCACCGACCAGTCGACCGGGATGCTGGCCAGGGCCAGGGCCCGCTACCCGGCGGTGCCGCTGGAGCGGGTCGGCCTCCAGGAGCTGGCCTTCGACGGCGAGTTCGACGCCGTCATGTGCATCGACGCCATGGAGAACATCCCGCCCGAGGACTGGCCCCGGGTGCTGGGCAACCTGCGCCGGGCCGTGGCCCCCGGCGGGCACCTGTACCTGACCGTGGAGCAGGTCGACGACGAGGAGCTGGACGCGGAGTTCGCCGACGCCACCGCCCGGGGCCTGCCGGTGGTCCGGGGCGAGGAGTCCCGCGACGGCTACCACTTCTACCCGTCGCGGGAGCAGGTCGGCTACTGGCTGGAGGAGGGCATGCTGGCCGTGGTCGCCGAGGGCTGGACCGCCGGGGACGGCTACGGCTACCTGCACCTGCTGGTGCGGCCCACCGGCTAG
- a CDS encoding acetamidase/formamidase family protein: MATHEIRVDYGKTLLEEPETGHNRWHPDIPPVVTCDPGDEVVLETRDAFDGQMGPEATLETVAGPNLNVVHPLTGPVYVNGAEAGDLLEVEILDVEPDRYGYTVQVPGFGFLRDQFPDPYMARWRIEGGWATSDDLPGLRIPGSPFMGTIGLSPDRALLERTTAREQAALDRGGFVLPPDPTDAVPSDPAIAAEALRTIPPRETAGNVDIKQLGKGTRLYIPVYADGGLFSAGDAHFAQGDCETCGTAIEMRSTLTVRFALHKGRAAARGIQDLQFARDDYYLPPEYAAPRRFFATTGLSVTRDGESRPEDLTLAARNALLNMIDHLQDHGGWTRQQAYAICSVAVDLKVSEVVDVPSFVVSAFLPLDIFQG; the protein is encoded by the coding sequence ATGGCGACGCACGAGATCCGCGTCGACTACGGCAAGACGCTCCTGGAGGAGCCCGAGACCGGGCACAACCGCTGGCATCCGGACATCCCGCCGGTGGTCACCTGCGACCCCGGCGACGAGGTGGTGCTGGAGACCCGCGACGCCTTCGACGGCCAGATGGGGCCGGAGGCGACCCTGGAGACGGTGGCCGGGCCCAACCTGAACGTGGTCCACCCCCTGACCGGCCCGGTGTACGTCAACGGGGCCGAGGCCGGCGACCTGCTCGAGGTCGAGATCCTCGACGTCGAGCCCGACCGCTACGGCTACACCGTGCAGGTGCCCGGCTTCGGGTTCCTGCGCGACCAGTTCCCCGACCCGTACATGGCCCGCTGGCGGATCGAGGGCGGCTGGGCGACCTCCGACGACCTGCCGGGGCTGCGCATCCCCGGCTCCCCGTTCATGGGCACCATCGGCCTTTCCCCCGACCGGGCCCTGCTGGAGCGGACCACCGCCCGCGAGCAGGCCGCCCTCGACCGGGGCGGGTTCGTGCTCCCCCCCGACCCCACCGACGCCGTCCCCTCGGACCCTGCCATCGCCGCCGAGGCCCTGCGCACCATCCCGCCCCGGGAGACGGCCGGCAACGTCGACATCAAGCAGCTCGGCAAGGGGACCAGGCTCTACATCCCGGTGTACGCCGACGGGGGCCTGTTCTCGGCCGGCGACGCCCACTTCGCCCAGGGCGACTGCGAGACGTGCGGCACGGCCATCGAGATGCGCTCGACCCTGACCGTCCGCTTCGCCCTCCACAAGGGCCGGGCCGCCGCCCGCGGCATCCAGGACCTCCAGTTCGCCCGCGACGACTACTACCTGCCGCCCGAGTACGCCGCCCCCCGCCGGTTCTTCGCCACCACCGGCCTGTCGGTCACCCGCGACGGCGAGAGCCGCCCCGAGGACCTCACCCTGGCCGCCCGCAACGCCCTGCTCAACATGATCGACCACCTCCAGGACCACGGCGGCTGGACCCGCCAGCAGGCCTACGCCATCTGCAGCGTCGCCGTCGACCTCAAGGTCTCGGAGGTGGTGGACGTGCCCAGCTTCGTCGTCTCGGCGTTCCTGCCCCTGGACATCTTCCAGGGCTAG